A stretch of DNA from Saccharomycodes ludwigii strain NBRC 1722 chromosome I, whole genome shotgun sequence:
AACAGCTCTGGTGGCACCAATAGCAGCTGCAACACCGTTATATTTGGggacttttttaaatgcaTCTGCCAAGGGaacaattaatttttcgAAATTTTCCTTAGTTTTCAAACCACGACCACCTGAAACAATAACCTTGGCACTATTTAGGTCTGGTCTGCCATCTTCGTTTTGAACGGTGCTGGAGCCAACGTATTGTGTGCTTTTAATATCGCTTGGAATTTCGAATTGATATTCTTGGGTGGGGATAGAAACAGCATTATCAACTTTTGCTTGAGTTTCCTCCTCGTCTATTGGGAATGCAGAGGTTCTAATACTTATTAGTTTCTTAGGTTGCTCAGATTGGACTGTGGCTAGAATATTTCCTGCGTAGATGGGTCTAACAAACTGCTTATCACTTTCTATATCAACTATATCGGAAATCGGTTGTAAATCCAATAAAGCGGCAACTCTtggtaaaatatttttgccAACACTATTGGCAGCTATGACAAAATGAGtgaaattttgtttattcaATATATCACATATCAATGGGGATATATATTCAGGAGACTGGTGGTCAAACTTGAGATCTGTGTTATACAAGACTTTAGAAACAATATTTGGAGTATCTTTGATAGCAACTTTATCTGAATTAGAACCCAGTAATAAGGCAGTTATTGGCTGATTTAGTTTTTTGGCGGCTTGCAAACAAGATCTAGAAGCTGGTGTTAAAACGTTTTGCTTAGCATTGTACTCGATAAATGCCAAAGTGGAACCATACCTGTAGGTGTGTGTGGTGGGGATATTTCTGAACAAAGTTCTTCTCGTAGCAGCGGCAAACATTGAGGATGAAGTGATGTACTGAttgagagagagagagagaaaattGATTATTGGTTACGGACAAAAGATGTAATgggtattgttattattattattattattattggtgatGAGAAAAGtgctaaaataaaagaaaaaaaagaaaaagattgaaAACAGTGTAGAATGTTAtagaatatttaattagTTTCCAAAAAGATTgaagaaattattattatttgttaaaaaaaaaaaaaaaaggagtgTGACCGGGTATgttgtatattatttatttacccGGATTACCAATTGAATTGAATTGAATTGAATTGAATTGTATACGGGACACTGTTTTCCATGTTTAagtataaattaaaattactttaaatttatttgctTCGTTTGTCACCGTACGCGCACCCCCTGCCTCAAAATTTACGTATTCTTTTTCAACGCTTTacagttttatttatttatttggtaATGCGCTGCTGCCACTTTTTCCAAAGATTAAATTACTACCAACAATTCCACTCTCTTTTCCCTTAAGATGATCAATTTCCCTCTTTCCACCTCTCATTCTctaacctttttttttttctttctctttttctttttcttttttgttttgtctaatccttatatatatatatatatatacagaTCTACAATCTACATtccattctttttttattttcacttaTTTCTATCTCCTTTTTCCtattaaaactataacCACTCTCTTTCTtcactatttttttttttttaaatttcaaaataaagaaaatcaaGCTAAATACTCTCAAGGagataaaaacaacataaaaaatatacataccTAATGTCCGAACacaagaaacaaaaattatctAACGCTTTAGAACAATTAAAAGCTACTGGTACAGTAGTTGTTGCTGATACCGGTGATTATGAGTCTATTGCTAAGTTTTCCCCACAGGATGCTACCACAAACCCATCATTAATTTTGGCTGCTTCCAAAAAAGAAGCCTACCAAAGCTTAATTAATGCGGCTGTTCAATATGCCAAGGGCAAAAGTGACGATGTAAGCAAACAAGTTGAAATTGCTGTTGATAAATTATTGGTTGAATTCGGttctaaaattttaaaaattgtcCCAGGTCGTGTTTCTACTGAGGTTGACGCTAGATTGTCCTTTGACAAAGAAGCCACTATTAAAAAGGCATTGGAAATCATTCAATTGTATAAAGAGGTTGGGATTTCTAAAGAACGTGTCTTGATTAAAATAGCTTCTACTTGGGAAGGTATCCAAGCTGCCAAAGAATTAGAAGAAAAGCATGGTATTCATGTTaatttaactttattattttcattctGTCAAGCCGTTGCTGCTGCTGAAGCTAAGGTCACCTTGATTTCTCCATTCGTTGGTAGAATCTTGGATTGGTACAAGAAGAATGATCCTTCTGTCGATTATTCTATTGCTAGTAACGATCCAGGTGTTAAGAGTGTTCATGCTATCTACAACTACTACAAGAAATTTGATTACAAAACCATTGTTATGGGTGCTTCCTTTAGAAATGTTGATGAAATCAAGAACTTGGCTGGTGTTGACTATTTAACTATTTCTCCAGGTTTATTGGATCAGTTATTGAATGACACTAAAGGTTCTGTTCCAGTTGTTTTAAAACCTGAGTTGGCAAAAGATGATGTTTCTATTAAGAAGACTTCATTTATTCATGATGAACCAAAATTCAGATTTGAATTAAACGAAGATGCTATGGCAACTGAAAAGTTGTCCGAAGGTATAAGAAAATTCTCTGCCGATATTGTCACACTGTTTGATTTGattgaaaagaaagttAAAGCTTGAGTGGcgaaagtttttttttttttttttccccctttttttttaactttctCTCTCTCCTCTTTTGCTCGCACTTGTCACTATTTAGGTGAAATTTACAATTGAGTATTACTGTTTGTGTATGGTTCATATATGTGTATAGCCAGGTATATAATgtgttatttaaaatttttaacgaacgaaaaagaaaatcaatCTGCTTGAGGGGAAG
This window harbors:
- the TAL1 gene encoding sedoheptulose-7-phosphate:D-glyceraldehyde-3-phosphate transaldolase TAL1 (similar to Saccharomyces cerevisiae YLR354C | TAL1 | TransALdolase (paralog of YGR043C | NQM1)), whose product is MSEHKKQKLSNALEQLKATGTVVVADTGDYESIAKFSPQDATTNPSLILAASKKEAYQSLINAAVQYAKGKSDDVSKQVEIAVDKLLVEFGSKILKIVPGRVSTEVDARLSFDKEATIKKALEIIQLYKEVGISKERVLIKIASTWEGIQAAKELEEKHGIHVNLTLLFSFCQAVAAAEAKVTLISPFVGRILDWYKKNDPSVDYSIASNDPGVKSVHAIYNYYKKFDYKTIVMGASFRNVDEIKNLAGVDYLTISPGLLDQLLNDTKGSVPVVLKPELAKDDVSIKKTSFIHDEPKFRFELNEDAMATEKLSEGIRKFSADIVTLFDLIEKKVKA
- the AIM45 gene encoding Aim45p (similar to Saccharomyces cerevisiae YPR004C | AIM45 | Altered Inheritance rate of Mitochondria), which gives rise to MFAAATRRTLFRNIPTTHTYRYGSTLAFIEYNAKQNVLTPASRSCLQAAKKLNQPITALLLGSNSDKVAIKDTPNIVSKVLYNTDLKFDHQSPEYISPLICDILNKQNFTHFVIAANSVGKNILPRVAALLDLQPISDIVDIESDKQFVRPIYAGNILATVQSEQPKKLISIRTSAFPIDEEETQAKVDNAVSIPTQEYQFEIPSDIKSTQYVGSSTVQNEDGRPDLNSAKVIVSGGRGLKTKENFEKLIVPLADAFKKVPKYNGVAAAIGATRAVVDAGFVDNSLQIGQTGKVVAPDLYIACGISGAIQHLAGMKNSKVIVAINKEEDQPIEEIADFTLIGDVNDVLPELTEKLG